In the genome of Mycobacterium kansasii ATCC 12478, one region contains:
- the rpsS gene encoding 30S ribosomal protein S19, producing the protein MPRSLKKGPFVDDHLLKKVDVQNEKNTKQVIKTWSRRSTIIPDFIGHTFAVHDGRKHVPVFVTEAMVGHKLGEFAPTRTFKGHIKDDRKSKRR; encoded by the coding sequence ATGCCACGCAGCCTGAAGAAGGGCCCGTTCGTCGACGACCATCTGCTCAAGAAGGTCGACGTACAGAACGAGAAGAACACCAAGCAGGTCATCAAGACCTGGTCACGGCGTTCGACCATCATCCCCGACTTCATCGGCCACACCTTCGCGGTGCACGACGGGCGCAAGCATGTCCCGGTGTTCGTCACCGAGGCGATGGTGGGTCACAAGCTCGGTGAATTCGCACCGACGCGCACCTTCAAGGGGCACATCAAGGACGACCGGAAGAGTAAGCGGCGATGA
- the rplX gene encoding 50S ribosomal protein L24, with protein sequence MKVHKGDTVLVIAGKDKGAKGKVLQAYPDRNRILVEGVNRIKKHTAVSTNQRGARSGGIVTQEAPIHVSNVMVVDSDGNPTRIGYRVDEETGKRVRISKRNGKDI encoded by the coding sequence ATGAAGGTCCATAAGGGCGACACCGTGCTGGTGATTGCCGGTAAAGACAAAGGGGCCAAGGGCAAGGTCTTGCAGGCTTACCCGGACCGTAACCGGATCCTGGTCGAGGGCGTCAACCGGATCAAGAAGCACACCGCGGTTTCCACCAACCAACGTGGTGCCAGGTCGGGCGGTATCGTCACCCAGGAGGCCCCGATCCACGTCTCCAACGTGATGGTCGTCGACTCCGACGGCAATCCCACCCGAATCGGCTACCGGGTCGACGAGGAAACCGGCAAACGGGTCCGTATCTCGAAGCGCAACGGCAAGGACATCTGA
- the rpsC gene encoding 30S ribosomal protein S3, with protein sequence MGQKINPHGFRLGITTDWKSRWYADKQYAEYVKEDVAIRRLLSSGLERAGIADVEIERTRDRVRVDIHTARPGIVIGRRGTEADRIRADLEKLTGKQVQLNILEVKNPESQAQLVAQGVAEQLSNRVAFRRAMRKAIQSAMRQPNVKGIRVQCSGRLGGAEMSRSEFYREGRVPLHTLRADIDYGLYEAKTTFGRIGVKVWIYKGDIVGGKRELAAAVPAGPERPRRERPAGTRPRRSGASGTTATGTDAGRAAGGEEGTAAVGNEAAPAVEAQSTE encoded by the coding sequence GTGGGCCAGAAGATCAATCCGCACGGCTTCCGGCTGGGCATCACCACCGACTGGAAGTCGCGCTGGTACGCCGACAAGCAGTACGCCGAGTACGTCAAGGAGGACGTCGCGATCCGCCGGTTGCTGTCGAGCGGCCTGGAGCGCGCGGGTATCGCCGACGTGGAGATCGAGCGGACCCGCGATCGGGTGCGGGTGGATATTCACACCGCGCGCCCGGGGATCGTCATCGGCCGCCGGGGCACCGAGGCGGACCGCATCCGTGCGGACCTGGAAAAGCTGACCGGCAAGCAGGTTCAGCTCAACATCCTCGAAGTGAAAAACCCCGAGTCGCAAGCTCAATTGGTGGCCCAGGGCGTTGCCGAACAGTTGAGCAACCGGGTGGCGTTCCGCCGCGCGATGCGCAAGGCCATCCAGTCGGCGATGCGTCAGCCCAACGTCAAGGGGATCAGGGTTCAGTGCTCGGGCCGTCTTGGCGGGGCCGAGATGAGCCGCTCGGAGTTCTACCGCGAAGGCCGGGTTCCCCTGCACACCTTGCGCGCGGACATCGACTACGGCCTGTACGAGGCCAAGACCACCTTCGGCCGGATCGGCGTGAAGGTGTGGATTTACAAGGGCGACATCGTCGGCGGCAAGCGCGAATTGGCCGCCGCGGTCCCCGCGGGCCCCGAACGGCCGCGCCGCGAACGGCCGGCGGGCACCCGTCCGCGCCGCAGCGGTGCATCAGGCACGACGGCTACGGGCACCGACGCGGGCCGCGCCGCGGGCGGCGAAGAGGGCACCGCAGCGGTCGGCAACGAGGCCGCGCCGGCCGTTGAAGCGCAGAGTACGGAGTGA
- the rpsQ gene encoding 30S ribosomal protein S17, with protein sequence MMAEAKTGAKAAPAAAKAPRKAASKEAAPKDVPSKAKGPKNTPSVPKPRGRRKTRIGYVVSDKMQKTIVVELEDRVRHPLYGKIIRTTKKVKAHDENSIAGIGDRVSLMETRPLSATKRWRLVEILEKAK encoded by the coding sequence GTGATGGCAGAGGCTAAGACTGGCGCAAAGGCGGCACCCGCGGCGGCCAAAGCCCCACGCAAGGCAGCGTCCAAAGAGGCCGCACCCAAGGATGTCCCCTCGAAAGCGAAGGGCCCCAAGAACACTCCGAGCGTTCCCAAGCCGCGTGGCCGTCGCAAGACACGCATCGGCTACGTGGTGAGCGACAAGATGCAGAAGACCATCGTGGTCGAGCTGGAAGACCGCGTGCGGCACCCGTTGTACGGCAAGATCATTCGCACCACGAAGAAGGTCAAGGCGCACGACGAGAACAGCATCGCCGGTATCGGCGACCGAGTTTCGCTGATGGAGACGCGTCCGTTGTCGGCGACCAAACGCTGGCGGCTCGTCGAGATTCTCGAGAAGGCCAAGTAA
- the rplB gene encoding 50S ribosomal protein L2, translating into MAIRKYKPTTPGRRGASVSDFAEITRSTPEKSLVRPLHGHGGRNAHGRITTRHKGGGHKRAYRLIDFRRNDKDGVNAKVAHIEYDPNRTARIALLHYLDGEKRYIIAPNGLSQGDVVESGPNADIKPGNNLPLRNIPAGTLVHAVELRPGGGAKLARSAGSSIQLLGKEASYASLRMPSGEIRRVDVRCRATVGEVGNAEQANINWGKAGRMRWKGKRPSVRGVVMNPVDHPHGGGEGKTSGGRHPVSPWGKKEGRTRHPNKQSNKLIVRRRRTGKKHGR; encoded by the coding sequence ATGGCAATTCGTAAGTACAAGCCGACGACGCCGGGCCGCCGCGGCGCCAGTGTGTCGGATTTCGCCGAGATCACCCGGTCCACGCCGGAGAAGTCGTTGGTGCGTCCGTTGCACGGCCACGGCGGCCGCAACGCGCACGGCCGGATCACCACGCGCCACAAGGGCGGCGGTCACAAGCGCGCCTACCGGCTCATCGACTTCCGTCGTAACGACAAGGACGGGGTCAACGCCAAGGTCGCGCACATCGAGTACGACCCGAACCGCACCGCAAGGATCGCACTGCTGCACTATCTCGACGGCGAAAAGCGCTACATCATTGCGCCCAACGGGCTTTCGCAGGGCGACGTGGTGGAATCGGGTCCCAACGCCGACATCAAGCCCGGTAACAACCTGCCGCTGCGCAACATCCCGGCCGGCACCTTGGTCCACGCCGTGGAGTTGCGGCCCGGCGGCGGGGCCAAGCTCGCGCGCTCGGCCGGGTCCAGCATCCAGTTGCTCGGCAAGGAAGCCAGTTACGCGTCGCTGCGCATGCCCAGCGGCGAGATCCGCCGGGTCGACGTCCGCTGCCGCGCAACGGTAGGCGAGGTGGGCAACGCCGAACAAGCGAACATCAACTGGGGCAAGGCCGGCCGGATGCGATGGAAGGGCAAGCGCCCGTCGGTCCGTGGCGTGGTGATGAACCCCGTCGACCACCCGCACGGTGGTGGCGAGGGTAAGACCTCCGGTGGCCGTCACCCGGTCAGCCCCTGGGGCAAGAAGGAAGGGCGCACCCGCCATCCGAACAAGCAAAGTAACAAACTCATCGTCCGCCGCCGGCGCACCGGCAAGAAGCATGGCCGCTAG
- a CDS encoding formylglycine-generating enzyme family protein → MLTELVELPGGSFRMGSTSFYPEEAPIHTVTVPAFAIERHPVTNAQFAEFIAATGYVTVAEQPMDPTLYPGANPDDLVPGAMVFRPTAGPVDLRDWRQWWDWAPGASWRHPFGPDSDIADKPDHPVVQVAYPDAAAYARWAGRRLPSEAEWEYAAHGGTTTTYAWGDEATPGGQLMANTWQGKFPYRNDGALGWVGTSPVGTFPPNGFGLVDMIGNVWEWTATEFSAHHRTDQPPKACCAPAGPADPTISQTLKGGSHLCAPEYCHRYRPAARSPQSQDTATTHIGFRCVAERGSG, encoded by the coding sequence GTGTTAACCGAACTGGTTGAGCTGCCGGGCGGATCGTTCCGCATGGGGTCGACGAGCTTTTACCCCGAAGAAGCGCCGATCCATACCGTCACCGTGCCCGCGTTCGCCATCGAGCGCCACCCGGTCACCAACGCACAGTTTGCCGAATTCATAGCTGCCACTGGGTATGTGACTGTGGCGGAACAACCCATGGACCCCACGCTCTATCCGGGGGCTAACCCCGACGACCTTGTTCCCGGTGCGATGGTGTTCCGTCCGACCGCAGGTCCGGTCGACCTGCGCGACTGGCGGCAGTGGTGGGATTGGGCGCCGGGCGCGAGCTGGCGCCATCCATTCGGCCCGGACAGCGATATCGCCGACAAACCCGACCACCCCGTCGTGCAGGTGGCCTATCCCGACGCGGCCGCCTACGCCCGCTGGGCGGGACGGCGGCTGCCGAGCGAGGCCGAGTGGGAGTACGCGGCGCACGGGGGAACCACGACCACCTATGCCTGGGGCGACGAGGCCACGCCCGGCGGGCAGCTGATGGCCAATACCTGGCAGGGCAAGTTCCCCTACCGCAACGACGGCGCACTGGGCTGGGTTGGGACCTCGCCGGTGGGCACCTTCCCGCCCAACGGCTTCGGTCTGGTCGACATGATCGGCAACGTCTGGGAATGGACCGCAACCGAGTTCTCCGCACACCACCGCACCGATCAGCCTCCGAAGGCGTGCTGCGCGCCTGCCGGGCCCGCCGACCCCACCATCAGCCAGACGCTCAAGGGCGGCTCCCATCTGTGTGCACCGGAGTATTGCCACCGGTACCGGCCGGCGGCCCGCTCGCCACAATCGCAAGACACGGCGACCACCCACATCGGATTCCGTTGTGTGGCCGAACGCGGATCAGGCTAA
- the rplP gene encoding 50S ribosomal protein L16 has product MLIPRKVKHRKQHHPRQRGIASGGTTVNFGDYGIQALEHAYVTNRQIESARIAINRHIKRGGKVWINIFPDRPLTKKPAETRMGSGKGSPEWWVANVKPGRVLFELSYPNEAIARAALTRAIHKLPIKARIITREEQF; this is encoded by the coding sequence ATGCTGATTCCCCGCAAGGTCAAGCACCGCAAGCAGCATCATCCCCGCCAGCGCGGCATCGCCAGCGGTGGAACGACAGTGAATTTCGGCGACTACGGGATCCAGGCCCTCGAGCACGCCTATGTCACCAACCGGCAGATCGAGTCGGCCCGTATCGCCATCAACAGGCACATCAAGCGTGGCGGCAAGGTCTGGATCAACATCTTTCCGGACCGCCCGTTGACCAAGAAGCCCGCCGAGACCCGCATGGGTTCGGGCAAGGGCTCCCCCGAGTGGTGGGTGGCCAACGTCAAGCCGGGCCGGGTGCTGTTCGAGCTCAGCTACCCCAATGAAGCGATCGCTCGGGCCGCGCTGACCCGTGCGATCCACAAGTTGCCGATCAAGGCACGCATCATCACGCGAGAGGAACAGTTCTGA
- a CDS encoding DUF4436 domain-containing protein, with protein sequence MTHQAPPPAAPAAGKSRGTRLAIGLAVVLGIIVVYALSLFGVHLLATSAPPLPEPDLGTTEDTVVQVRLEKLETVANRLTVNVLVIPEDSKFDKHLDVLTQDLAVRLYPENDLGDLQYPVGKTPAQVSTAIEAEGDPANWPFDSYTTGIISADVIVGTGESRVKEPARVEVIGSLDGWDVSVQRVGESSQTTSRPDNVIITLHRAKGSLIFDLGIILVLISLPTLGLWVSIPMALGRKKFLPPFVSWFAAMLFAVVPLRNILPGNPPPGSWIDQAVTLWVLIALIVAMSLFIFAYRRQSD encoded by the coding sequence ATGACCCATCAGGCGCCGCCGCCGGCGGCTCCAGCCGCGGGCAAGTCGCGCGGCACGCGCCTCGCGATCGGCTTGGCCGTTGTTCTCGGCATCATCGTCGTTTACGCCTTGTCGCTATTCGGTGTGCATTTGCTGGCCACGTCGGCGCCCCCGCTGCCGGAACCGGATCTGGGCACCACCGAAGACACCGTCGTACAGGTCCGGCTCGAGAAGCTGGAGACGGTGGCCAACCGTCTCACGGTGAATGTGCTTGTCATTCCGGAAGATTCGAAGTTCGACAAACACCTCGACGTGTTGACCCAAGACCTGGCCGTGCGGTTGTATCCAGAGAACGATCTCGGCGACTTGCAGTACCCCGTGGGTAAAACACCGGCGCAGGTCAGCACCGCGATCGAGGCCGAAGGCGATCCCGCCAACTGGCCGTTCGACTCCTACACCACGGGAATCATCTCTGCCGACGTCATCGTCGGGACCGGCGAGAGCCGGGTGAAGGAACCCGCCCGGGTCGAGGTGATCGGGTCGTTGGACGGCTGGGACGTCAGCGTGCAGCGCGTCGGGGAATCCAGCCAGACCACCAGTCGCCCCGACAACGTCATCATCACCTTGCATCGGGCGAAAGGCTCGCTGATCTTCGACCTGGGCATCATTCTGGTCCTCATCAGCCTGCCGACGTTGGGACTGTGGGTGTCCATCCCGATGGCGTTGGGCCGGAAGAAGTTCTTGCCGCCCTTCGTGTCCTGGTTTGCCGCCATGCTGTTCGCCGTGGTCCCGTTGCGCAATATCCTGCCCGGCAACCCGCCGCCCGGCTCCTGGATCGATCAGGCCGTCACGCTATGGGTGCTGATCGCATTGATCGTGGCGATGAGCCTGTTCATCTTCGCCTACCGCCGGCAATCGGACTGA
- the rplV gene encoding 50S ribosomal protein L22, with protein sequence MTTTTEYPSAVAKARFVRVSPRKARRVIDLVRGRSVSDALDILRWAPQAASEPVAKVIASAAANAQNNNGLDPTTLVVATVYADEGPTAKRIRPRAQGRAFRIRRRTSHITVVVESRPAKDERSSKSSRARRAEGSKAAAKAGPGSGAKKAASKAPAKKAATKAPAKKSPAKTSETSEAKGGSD encoded by the coding sequence ATGACTACCACTACCGAATATCCGTCGGCCGTCGCCAAGGCACGGTTTGTGCGGGTATCGCCGAGAAAGGCGCGCCGGGTCATCGACCTGGTGCGGGGCCGCTCGGTATCGGATGCACTCGACATCCTGCGCTGGGCGCCGCAGGCCGCCAGTGAGCCGGTGGCCAAGGTGATCGCCAGTGCCGCCGCCAACGCGCAGAACAACAACGGCCTGGACCCGACGACGTTGGTGGTCGCCACGGTCTACGCCGACGAGGGTCCGACCGCCAAACGCATCCGTCCGCGTGCCCAGGGTCGTGCGTTCCGAATTCGCCGGCGCACCAGCCACATCACCGTGGTGGTGGAGAGTCGGCCGGCCAAGGACGAGCGGTCTTCGAAGTCGTCGAGGGCGCGCCGGGCCGAGGGCAGCAAGGCCGCCGCAAAGGCGGGTCCCGGTTCGGGGGCTAAGAAGGCGGCGAGCAAGGCGCCTGCCAAGAAGGCGGCGACCAAGGCGCCCGCCAAGAAGTCACCCGCAAAGACATCTGAGACTTCTGAAGCGAAGGGAGGCTCAGACTAG
- the rplE gene encoding 50S ribosomal protein L5, producing the protein MTTAEKTLPRLKERYRNEIRGTLQKEFGYRNVMQIPTVTKVVVNMGVGEAARDAKLINGAVNDLALITGQRPEIRRARKSIAQFKLREGMPVGVRVTLRGDRMWEFLDRLTSIALPRIRDFRGLSPKQFDGVGNYTFGLAEQSVFHEIDVDKIDRVRGMDINVVTSATTDEEGRVLLRALGFPFKEN; encoded by the coding sequence ATGACCACTGCGGAGAAGACCTTGCCGCGCCTAAAAGAGCGCTACCGCAACGAGATCCGCGGCACGCTGCAAAAGGAGTTCGGCTACCGCAACGTCATGCAGATCCCGACCGTGACCAAGGTCGTGGTCAACATGGGGGTCGGTGAGGCCGCTCGGGACGCCAAGCTGATCAACGGCGCGGTCAACGACCTGGCACTGATCACGGGGCAGCGGCCGGAAATTCGCCGGGCACGTAAGTCCATCGCGCAGTTCAAATTGCGTGAGGGCATGCCGGTCGGCGTGCGCGTCACGCTGCGCGGCGACCGGATGTGGGAGTTCCTCGACCGGCTCACCTCGATCGCATTGCCGCGTATCCGCGACTTCCGCGGGTTGTCGCCCAAACAATTCGACGGAGTGGGCAACTACACCTTCGGACTGGCCGAGCAGTCGGTGTTCCACGAGATCGACGTGGACAAGATCGACCGGGTCCGCGGCATGGACATCAACGTCGTCACCTCGGCGACAACCGACGAGGAAGGACGAGTGCTGTTGCGGGCCCTCGGCTTCCCCTTCAAGGAGAACTGA
- a CDS encoding arylsulfatase: MTTGSTGFQGKIELDIRDSEPDWGPYAAPTAPENAPNILYLVWDDTGIATWDCFGGVVEMPAMTRIAERGVRLTQFHTTALCSPTRASLLTGRNATTVGMATIEEFTDGFPNCNGRIPADTALLSEVLAERGYNTYCVGKWHLTPLEEANMASTKRHWPTSRGFERFYGFMGGETDQWYPDLVYDNHPVSPPGAPEDGYHLSKDLADKAIQFIRDAKVIAPDKPWFTYLCPGAGHAPHHVFKEWADKYAGKFDMGYEKYREVVLERQKSMGIVPPDTELSPINPYLDVKGPQGEPWPLQDTVRPWDSLNDEEKKLFCRMAEVFAGFLSYTDAQIGRILDYLEESGQLDNTIIVVISDNGASGEGGPNGSVNEGKFFNGYIDTVEESMKLFDHLGGPQTYNHYPIGWAMAFNTPYKLFKRYASHEGGIADTAIISWPAGITAHGEVRDNYVNVADITPTVYELLGMTPPDTVKGITQKPLDGVSFKAALDDPAADTGKQTQFYAMLGTRGIWHEGWFANTIHAATPAGWSHFDADRWELFHIEKDRSQCHDLAAEYPDKLEELKALWYSEAAKYNGLPLSDLNIVETMMRSRPYLVTERSTYIYYPDCADVGIGAAAEIRGRSFAVVADVTVDTTGAEGVLFKQGGAHGGHVLFIQDGRLHYVYNFLGERQQLLSSVGPIPLGRHLLGVRYARTGTVPNSHTPLGDLMMYFDHHEVGALADVTTHPGTFGLAGAGITVGHNGGSPVSSRYKAPFAFTGGTIAQVTIDLSGRPYEDVEKELALAFSRD; the protein is encoded by the coding sequence GTGACGACGGGGTCAACCGGGTTTCAAGGCAAAATCGAGCTGGACATCCGTGACTCGGAACCGGATTGGGGTCCCTACGCGGCGCCGACCGCGCCCGAGAACGCGCCCAACATCTTGTATCTGGTCTGGGACGACACCGGCATCGCGACCTGGGACTGCTTCGGTGGCGTGGTGGAGATGCCCGCCATGACGCGCATCGCCGAGCGGGGCGTGCGCCTGACGCAATTCCACACCACCGCGTTGTGTTCGCCGACGAGGGCCTCGCTGCTGACCGGCCGCAACGCGACCACCGTCGGCATGGCGACCATCGAAGAATTCACCGACGGTTTCCCCAACTGCAACGGACGGATACCGGCCGATACCGCCCTACTTTCAGAGGTGCTTGCCGAACGCGGCTACAACACCTATTGCGTGGGCAAGTGGCACCTGACACCTCTCGAAGAGGCCAACATGGCGTCGACCAAGCGGCATTGGCCCACGTCTCGGGGATTTGAACGCTTCTACGGATTCATGGGTGGCGAGACCGACCAGTGGTATCCCGACCTGGTGTACGACAACCATCCGGTCAGCCCGCCCGGCGCCCCCGAGGACGGCTATCACCTGTCGAAGGACCTGGCGGACAAGGCGATCCAATTCATCCGCGATGCCAAGGTGATCGCGCCGGACAAGCCTTGGTTCACCTACCTGTGCCCGGGCGCCGGGCATGCACCGCACCACGTCTTCAAGGAGTGGGCGGACAAATATGCCGGCAAGTTCGACATGGGCTATGAGAAGTATCGCGAGGTCGTGCTGGAGCGGCAGAAGTCAATGGGGATCGTGCCGCCGGACACCGAATTGTCGCCCATCAATCCATATCTCGACGTGAAGGGACCGCAAGGCGAGCCATGGCCGCTGCAGGACACCGTGCGGCCGTGGGACTCACTCAACGATGAAGAAAAGAAGCTGTTTTGCCGGATGGCCGAGGTGTTCGCCGGTTTTCTGAGCTACACCGATGCGCAGATCGGCCGGATCCTGGACTACCTCGAGGAATCGGGACAGCTGGACAACACCATCATCGTGGTGATCTCCGACAACGGTGCCAGCGGTGAGGGCGGGCCCAACGGGTCGGTCAACGAAGGAAAATTCTTCAACGGCTATATCGACACCGTCGAAGAGAGCATGAAGCTCTTCGACCACCTGGGTGGCCCACAAACCTACAACCACTACCCGATCGGGTGGGCGATGGCCTTCAACACGCCCTACAAGCTGTTCAAGCGCTACGCCTCGCACGAGGGCGGGATCGCCGATACGGCCATCATCTCCTGGCCGGCCGGGATCACGGCCCACGGCGAAGTCCGGGACAACTACGTCAACGTCGCCGATATCACCCCGACCGTTTACGAGCTGCTGGGTATGACCCCGCCGGACACCGTCAAGGGCATCACCCAGAAGCCGCTGGATGGGGTGAGTTTCAAAGCCGCCCTTGACGATCCGGCTGCCGACACCGGCAAGCAAACCCAGTTCTACGCCATGCTGGGCACCCGCGGAATCTGGCACGAGGGCTGGTTCGCCAACACCATCCACGCGGCCACACCGGCAGGCTGGTCACATTTCGACGCCGACCGCTGGGAGCTGTTCCACATCGAAAAAGACCGCAGCCAATGCCATGATCTGGCCGCCGAGTATCCAGACAAGCTCGAAGAACTCAAGGCGCTGTGGTATTCCGAGGCGGCCAAGTACAACGGCCTGCCGCTGTCGGACCTCAACATCGTGGAAACCATGATGCGGTCGCGGCCCTACCTGGTCACCGAACGATCCACCTACATTTACTATCCCGACTGCGCTGACGTCGGTATCGGGGCAGCCGCCGAAATTCGCGGCCGTTCGTTCGCCGTCGTGGCCGACGTGACGGTCGACACCACCGGTGCCGAAGGCGTGTTGTTCAAGCAGGGCGGCGCGCACGGCGGACACGTGCTGTTCATCCAGGACGGACGCCTGCACTACGTCTACAACTTCCTTGGTGAGCGCCAGCAGCTGCTCTCGTCGGTCGGCCCGATCCCGCTCGGCCGACACCTGCTCGGCGTGCGCTACGCGCGGACGGGAACCGTGCCCAACAGCCACACCCCGCTGGGGGACCTGATGATGTACTTCGACCACCACGAGGTCGGTGCGCTCGCCGATGTGACCACCCACCCGGGAACATTCGGGTTGGCAGGTGCCGGCATCACCGTCGGACACAACGGCGGTTCGCCGGTGTCCAGCCGCTACAAGGCGCCGTTCGCCTTCACCGGCGGAACCATTGCCCAAGTGACGATCGACCTATCCGGACGACCGTATGAAGACGTGGAAAAAGAACTCGCCCTTGCCTTTTCGCGCGATTAG
- a CDS encoding type Z 30S ribosomal protein S14 encodes MAKKALVNKAARKPKFAVRGYTRCSKCGRPRAVFRKFGLCRICLREMAHAGELPGVQKSSW; translated from the coding sequence ATGGCGAAGAAGGCACTGGTCAACAAGGCCGCGCGCAAGCCCAAGTTCGCGGTGCGCGGCTACACCCGATGCAGCAAGTGTGGCCGCCCGCGCGCGGTGTTCCGCAAGTTCGGGTTATGCAGGATTTGCCTGCGCGAGATGGCGCATGCGGGTGAGTTACCCGGTGTGCAAAAGAGCAGCTGGTAA
- the rpmC gene encoding 50S ribosomal protein L29, translated as MAVGISPGELRELTDEELTERLREAKGELFNLRFQMATGQLNNIRRLRTVRREIARVYTVLRERELGLASGPDGPEGPEGKES; from the coding sequence ATGGCAGTGGGAATTTCCCCTGGCGAACTGCGTGAGCTCACCGACGAGGAACTGACGGAGCGGCTGCGCGAGGCCAAGGGAGAGTTGTTCAACCTGCGCTTCCAGATGGCGACCGGCCAGCTCAACAACATCCGCCGGCTCCGCACGGTGCGGCGGGAAATCGCACGCGTCTATACAGTGCTGCGCGAACGAGAACTGGGTCTGGCTTCCGGTCCCGATGGTCCCGAAGGTCCCGAAGGTAAGGAATCGTGA
- a CDS encoding DUF4436 domain-containing protein produces the protein MTDNHAPAVPEPGAPAGTTASPPGGSAASPSARPHMSRRKHLVLDVSIIVGVAVVYVLSLVGYHWLASTPGPLPKPDVGTTEDTVVLVRFEQLHTVANRLDVKVLVMPDDSMIDKRLDVLTTDTSVRLYPTNDLGDLQYPVGKSPAQVATTIEAHGDPGNWPFDTYTTDTIQADVLVGAGDTRQYKPARVEVTGSLEGWDISAQRVGDASQTSDRPDNVIITLKRAKGPLVFDLGICLVLVTLPTLALFVAIQMVTGRRKFLPPFSTWYAAMLFAVVPLRNILPGSPPAGSWIDQAVVIWVLIALATAMVVYVIAWYRESD, from the coding sequence ATGACCGATAACCACGCGCCGGCGGTTCCGGAGCCGGGTGCACCGGCCGGTACAACGGCGTCTCCGCCGGGCGGATCAGCGGCGTCTCCGTCGGCCCGCCCGCACATGTCGCGGCGGAAACATCTGGTGCTCGACGTGTCGATCATCGTCGGTGTCGCTGTTGTCTACGTCCTATCGCTAGTCGGCTATCACTGGCTGGCCAGCACGCCGGGGCCATTGCCCAAGCCGGATGTGGGCACCACCGAGGACACGGTGGTTTTGGTGCGATTCGAGCAACTGCACACCGTGGCGAATCGCCTCGATGTGAAAGTTCTTGTGATGCCTGACGATTCGATGATCGACAAGCGTCTCGACGTGCTGACCACCGACACTTCGGTGCGCCTTTATCCGACCAACGACCTGGGTGACCTGCAGTATCCGGTGGGGAAATCGCCGGCGCAGGTCGCCACCACCATCGAGGCGCACGGCGATCCCGGTAACTGGCCATTCGACACCTACACCACCGACACCATCCAGGCCGATGTACTGGTCGGGGCCGGCGACACTCGCCAGTACAAGCCCGCCCGCGTCGAAGTGACCGGATCGCTGGAGGGCTGGGACATCAGCGCCCAGCGCGTCGGGGACGCGAGTCAGACCTCGGATCGGCCGGACAACGTGATCATCACGTTGAAGCGAGCCAAGGGGCCGCTGGTCTTCGACCTGGGAATCTGCCTCGTCCTCGTCACGCTGCCGACGCTGGCCCTGTTCGTGGCCATCCAGATGGTCACCGGCCGGCGAAAATTCCTGCCACCGTTCTCCACGTGGTATGCGGCGATGCTGTTCGCCGTGGTGCCGCTGCGCAATATCCTTCCCGGCTCGCCGCCGGCGGGGTCGTGGATCGACCAAGCCGTGGTGATCTGGGTGCTGATAGCGCTCGCCACGGCCATGGTGGTGTACGTCATCGCGTGGTATCGGGAATCGGACTAG
- the rplN gene encoding 50S ribosomal protein L14 → MIQQESRLKVADNTGAKEILCIRVLGGSSRRYAGIGDVIVATVKDAIPGGNVKRGDVVKAVVVRTAKERRRPDGSYIKFDENAAVIIKPDNDPRGTRIFGPVGRELREKRFMKIISLAPEVL, encoded by the coding sequence GTGATTCAGCAGGAATCGCGGCTCAAGGTCGCCGACAACACCGGCGCCAAGGAGATCTTGTGCATCCGCGTGCTCGGCGGATCGTCGCGACGCTATGCCGGCATCGGTGACGTCATCGTCGCCACGGTCAAGGACGCGATTCCCGGCGGCAACGTCAAGCGCGGAGACGTCGTCAAGGCCGTCGTGGTGCGCACCGCCAAGGAACGCCGGCGTCCCGACGGCAGCTACATCAAGTTCGACGAGAACGCCGCAGTGATCATCAAGCCCGACAACGACCCGCGCGGAACCCGCATCTTCGGGCCGGTCGGGCGCGAACTGCGGGAGAAGCGATTCATGAAGATCATCTCGCTGGCCCCGGAGGTGTTGTAG